In Thermodesulfovibrio thiophilus DSM 17215, a single genomic region encodes these proteins:
- a CDS encoding zinc ribbon domain-containing protein: MLDGGQFLNYLTYKAEEAGCKIEKESPQYTSIKCSVCGQPVDKTLADRIHRCPFCNVVIDRDYNAARNILLKSTAGTAGSNAWGEVWIQTSTNQEALPVRAG; encoded by the coding sequence ATGCTGGATGGGGGACAGTTTCTCAATTATCTTACATACAAAGCGGAAGAAGCTGGTTGTAAGATAGAGAAGGAGTCCCCTCAATATACGAGCATCAAGTGCAGTGTTTGTGGTCAACCTGTTGACAAGACACTTGCAGATAGGATACACAGATGCCCTTTCTGTAATGTTGTTATAGATAGAGACTACAATGCTGCTCGAAATATTTTACTGAAATCTACCGCAGGAACTGCGGGAAGTAACGCCTGGGGAGAGGTTTGGATACAGACCTCTACGAACCAGGAAGCCCTGCCCGTAAGGGCGGGGTAG